The proteins below come from a single Nitrospiraceae bacterium genomic window:
- a CDS encoding VCBS repeat-containing protein: protein MTEENGRTEIQLDTGTVIGPDGEAGSAYATANLATGTLALKVTSTTPDQSSQEGMGLASIQINDRLRFSLDPGVASANIRFSMRVDGFPSCRDLSSNCFTNAIIRLGEVSDQALGLPLPEPKELEVRVTVVDGQELPIEAFLSARVEMNNLIDVSDPSATIRLILPKGVSFTSESGVFLGLQPPFEEPAPRAPVSSDLNGDGKADIVWRNVRTGEVAVWLMNGGLIGSSGLLGGVSSDWQIVGVGDVSNDGMADIVWRNTLSGAVAVWYLNGLTITSASFPGSASLDWVIKGVGDMDGNGSADLIWHNKQNGAVAVWLMDGPSISRFRSLPGVPLAWQIVGIGDVNADGLADIIWRHSGGVSAVWVMDEATITSVGFLGGTTPEWEKAGFGDLNGDGMTDMVWRHTGTGKVGIWLMNGGMIEESGFLPGMHSGWRIAQVGDANGDGNADVIWHNRSTGQVAVWLMDGLTLSSTEFPGST from the coding sequence GTGACCGAGGAAAATGGACGTACGGAAATCCAATTAGACACGGGTACGGTAATCGGCCCGGACGGTGAAGCCGGCTCTGCCTATGCCACAGCTAATTTAGCCACGGGAACCCTCGCGCTTAAAGTGACCTCGACGACTCCCGATCAAAGTTCGCAGGAGGGCATGGGATTGGCCTCCATTCAAATCAATGACCGGTTGAGGTTTTCGCTGGATCCCGGTGTGGCCAGTGCCAACATCAGATTTTCAATGAGGGTTGATGGGTTTCCCTCTTGTCGGGATTTGTCTTCCAATTGCTTTACCAATGCCATCATTCGTTTGGGAGAGGTGAGTGATCAGGCTCTTGGCCTTCCTTTACCTGAGCCAAAGGAGTTGGAGGTCAGGGTCACCGTTGTTGATGGGCAGGAGCTACCGATTGAAGCGTTTTTATCGGCCAGGGTCGAGATGAATAACCTCATTGATGTCAGCGATCCAAGTGCGACTATCCGATTGATCCTTCCCAAGGGCGTGAGTTTTACCTCAGAATCTGGGGTGTTTCTCGGCCTTCAACCTCCTTTTGAGGAACCGGCGCCCCGTGCCCCTGTCAGTTCCGATCTCAATGGAGATGGTAAGGCGGATATTGTCTGGCGCAATGTGAGAACCGGTGAAGTGGCGGTGTGGTTAATGAATGGTGGTTTGATTGGTTCGTCCGGTCTCCTGGGTGGGGTCTCATCCGATTGGCAGATCGTTGGAGTGGGTGATGTAAGTAATGACGGAATGGCTGATATTGTCTGGCGCAACACTCTTAGTGGCGCCGTGGCTGTATGGTATTTGAACGGGTTGACGATCACATCAGCTAGTTTTCCCGGGAGCGCTTCGTTGGATTGGGTGATTAAGGGAGTGGGCGATATGGACGGCAATGGAAGTGCCGATCTCATCTGGCACAATAAGCAAAACGGCGCTGTTGCGGTCTGGCTCATGGATGGGCCCTCAATTAGCAGATTCCGTTCACTGCCCGGTGTGCCTTTAGCGTGGCAGATCGTCGGGATCGGTGATGTGAATGCGGATGGTCTGGCGGACATCATTTGGCGCCATAGCGGAGGGGTATCTGCCGTGTGGGTGATGGATGAGGCAACGATTACCTCGGTGGGATTCCTTGGAGGGACCACACCAGAGTGGGAGAAAGCAGGCTTTGGTGATCTGAACGGGGATGGGATGACGGACATGGTCTGGCGTCATACCGGTACCGGGAAGGTGGGGATCTGGTTGATGAACGGAGGAATGATTGAGGAATCCGGCTTTTTGCCGGGTATGCACTCGGGGTGGCGTATTGCGCAGGTTGGTGACGCAAATGGAGATGGGAATGCCGATGTGATCTGGCATAATCGCAGTACAGGACAGGTGGCGGTCTGGCTCATGGATGGCCTGACCTTGTCCTCGACAGAATTTCCCGGCAGCACCTAA
- a CDS encoding VCBS repeat-containing protein, whose translation MRKAHEKVLPLGAIVFVLILLGGVFPSMAQAVGLTINFSGSGTGRVEANSPGTDTLNIFSSNTLDYDQNSSVTLTATPTGIGATESIFSSWAGCANTSGNQCTVVMDAVKTVTVTFNLATVTPPVTPPVNLTLNFAGTGTGQVAGSGAGTAPFTVFNSATIPYDLVQPPSSVTLTATPTGLGASLSTFTGWSGAGCSGTGTCTVSMSAARTVTATFTLVQRTLTVTKAGTGSGTVTSAPGGISCGNDCTESYANGTSVTLTAVASAGSTFAGWSGSGCSGTGTCTVSMTAAWSVTATFTTVQRTLTVTKTGTGSGTVTSAPGGISCGNDCTEGYANGTSVTLTGVANAGSTFAGWSGSGCSGTGHCIVTMTAAHAVTATFTTVQQTLTVTKAGTGSGTVSSNPGGISCGNDCSEAYANGTSVTLTAVASAGSTFIGWSGSGCEGTGTGTCTVSMTAARTVTATFTQNPGNQPPKVIAGPSITIALPNTAALNGTVTDDGLPATPGTVSSTWTKVSGPGTVTFGNASALSTTASFSQAGTYVLRLSATDGEFLRSSDLTITANNLGARKLSNDLNADGTADLLWRNSLNGLVVGWLMNDAAVTNTGVLGGVPSNWQIMGTGDVNADGQADVIWRNTTTGVVAVWFMNGLTHTSTGFPGSASLKYAIKGIGDVDGNGTADLIWHNSVSGGLAVWLMNGSTITKFGFPGSAPVQWEVAGVGDVNADEKADVIWRNTTTGAVAVWFMNGLTHTSTGFPGSAPLSYVIKEIGDVDGNGTADIVWHNKLNGSVAIWIMNGPTVAFVGFPGGVPLDWQITGLGDVNADGQDDVIWQNRASGAVALWLMNGKDVMDTKFPSGTSTDWEIQ comes from the coding sequence ATGCGGAAAGCTCACGAGAAGGTCTTGCCTTTAGGGGCTATCGTTTTTGTCCTGATATTGCTGGGTGGAGTGTTTCCGTCCATGGCTCAGGCCGTTGGCCTCACCATCAACTTTTCCGGATCAGGCACTGGAAGGGTTGAAGCAAATTCGCCAGGGACAGACACGTTGAATATTTTTTCGAGTAACACGCTAGACTATGATCAAAATTCTTCTGTCACGCTTACCGCGACTCCGACGGGGATTGGGGCAACGGAGTCAATCTTCAGTAGCTGGGCTGGTTGTGCTAACACATCTGGAAATCAGTGCACCGTGGTTATGGATGCTGTCAAGACGGTGACCGTGACCTTTAACCTCGCCACGGTCACTCCCCCGGTGACCCCTCCAGTCAATCTTACTCTCAATTTTGCAGGAACTGGAACGGGACAGGTTGCTGGAAGTGGGGCGGGAACAGCACCTTTCACTGTATTTAATAGTGCAACAATTCCCTATGATCTTGTTCAGCCACCATCTTCTGTCACTCTCACAGCCACTCCGACTGGTTTGGGGGCGTCCCTATCAACCTTTACTGGTTGGAGCGGCGCTGGGTGTTCAGGCACGGGCACCTGTACGGTGAGTATGTCGGCGGCACGGACGGTGACTGCAACATTTACTCTTGTGCAACGGACATTGACGGTAACGAAAGCCGGGACGGGCAGTGGGACGGTGACCAGTGCGCCCGGCGGCATCTCCTGTGGGAACGACTGTACCGAGAGCTATGCCAATGGAACCTCGGTGACGCTGACGGCCGTGGCGAGTGCCGGTTCGACGTTTGCGGGGTGGAGCGGCAGCGGCTGTTCGGGCACCGGCACGTGCACGGTGAGTATGACGGCTGCGTGGTCGGTGACCGCCACGTTTACGACGGTGCAACGGACGCTGACGGTGACGAAAACCGGGACGGGTAGTGGGACGGTGACCAGTGCGCCCGGCGGCATCTCTTGCGGGAACGACTGTACCGAGGGCTATGCCAATGGGACGTCGGTGACGCTGACGGGGGTGGCGAATGCCGGCTCGACGTTTGCGGGGTGGAGCGGCAGCGGCTGTTCGGGCACGGGCCATTGTATCGTGACCATGACAGCGGCGCACGCGGTGACCGCCACGTTTACGACCGTGCAGCAGACCCTGACGGTGACGAAAGCCGGGACGGGCAGTGGGACAGTCAGCAGTAATCCCGGGGGCATCTCCTGTGGGAATGACTGCAGCGAGGCATATGCCAATGGGACGTCGGTGACGCTCACGGCCGTGGCGAGTGCGGGATCGACGTTCATAGGTTGGAGTGGTAGCGGGTGTGAGGGCACGGGCACGGGCACCTGCACGGTGAGCATGACGGCCGCGCGCACCGTCACGGCCACCTTTACTCAGAATCCAGGTAATCAACCGCCTAAGGTAATTGCTGGTCCCTCAATCACCATTGCGTTACCGAATACGGCTGCGCTGAACGGTACGGTGACGGATGATGGCCTCCCGGCCACACCAGGGACGGTTTCTAGTACCTGGACTAAAGTGAGCGGGCCGGGTACGGTTACCTTTGGTAATGCGTCGGCCCTGAGTACCACGGCTAGTTTCAGTCAAGCGGGCACCTATGTATTGCGGTTGTCTGCGACAGATGGTGAGTTCTTACGTAGTTCAGATTTGACCATTACTGCGAACAATCTGGGTGCAAGAAAATTATCAAACGATTTGAACGCTGACGGAACCGCAGACCTTCTTTGGCGAAATAGCCTCAATGGGCTTGTGGTGGGCTGGCTCATGAACGATGCTGCGGTGACCAATACCGGTGTATTGGGTGGTGTTCCATCGAATTGGCAGATCATGGGTACGGGCGATGTGAATGCCGACGGCCAGGCCGACGTGATTTGGCGAAATACGACGACCGGGGTTGTAGCGGTGTGGTTTATGAACGGCTTGACTCACACGTCGACGGGATTTCCGGGGAGCGCGTCGCTCAAATATGCCATCAAAGGAATTGGTGATGTGGATGGCAACGGAACCGCGGATCTTATCTGGCACAATAGCGTCAGCGGGGGCTTGGCTGTCTGGCTTATGAACGGGTCGACCATTACCAAATTTGGGTTCCCTGGCAGTGCGCCTGTGCAATGGGAAGTCGCCGGTGTCGGTGATGTGAATGCCGATGAAAAAGCCGATGTGATTTGGCGGAACACGACGACCGGGGCGGTGGCGGTGTGGTTCATGAATGGCTTGACCCACACCTCGACAGGATTTCCAGGGAGTGCCCCTCTCAGTTATGTCATTAAGGAAATCGGGGATGTGGATGGCAACGGAACGGCCGATATCGTCTGGCACAATAAGTTAAATGGTTCGGTGGCCATCTGGATTATGAACGGGCCCACGGTGGCTTTTGTCGGATTTCCTGGTGGAGTGCCCCTGGACTGGCAGATCACGGGGTTGGGTGACGTGAACGCCGATGGTCAGGATGACGTTATTTGGCAAAACCGCGCTAGCGGAGCGGTGGCGCTGTGGTTAATGAACGGGAAAGACGTCATGGATACCAAATTCCCGAGCGGCACCTCTACTGACTGGGAGATTCAATAA
- a CDS encoding glucan biosynthesis protein — translation MLNRRQFLLVMGAIGALAGLPKSRSRAGTSGIQFGTAKPFSFDELKRRAKTMATRPYEEPLVRHDEVLESIDYDAFQQIVFKRERGLGEDGSVNFPAQFFHLGRYFKVPVKVHALEDGQSREILYRSEYFNFGGTSLGKIFPDDLGFSGFRLQDGPGATTDWMAFLGASYFRSSGELNQYGLSARGVAIDPALPTPEEFPRFTEFWLEPGAPDSKEYVIYALLDGPSVTGAFRMVCIKNQQIVMDIDANLYARQDIKRLGVAPLTSMFWYAENNRHQIRDWRPEIHDNDGLAMWTGAGERIWRPLNNPSSVMTNSFVDTNPRGFGLLQRDRAFYHYEDDGVFYDRRPSVWVEPVGEWHEGAIQLIEIPTDDEIHDNIVIYWLPKEPVKAGSEWHYAYRLHWVATEPYLSKAVARVIHTRLGNAGIPGQPRPKGGRKFVIDFEGGPLNEVEKLDKVQPVINTSKGRIDNEYALQIVGTKNWRAFFDLYVEGKEPVNLRLFLKLGDRTLTETWLYQYLPFSYE, via the coding sequence ATGTTGAATCGCCGACAGTTCCTCTTGGTGATGGGCGCTATCGGTGCCTTGGCTGGACTCCCAAAGTCGCGAAGTAGAGCCGGGACCTCCGGAATCCAGTTCGGTACGGCCAAACCATTCTCATTTGATGAGCTGAAGCGGCGCGCGAAGACGATGGCCACCAGGCCCTATGAGGAGCCGCTGGTCCGTCATGACGAGGTCTTGGAATCGATCGACTACGACGCCTTTCAGCAGATTGTCTTTAAACGCGAACGGGGCCTGGGCGAGGACGGTAGCGTGAATTTTCCGGCTCAATTCTTCCATCTCGGCCGTTATTTCAAAGTGCCGGTCAAGGTTCATGCGCTTGAGGATGGCCAGTCCAGAGAAATTCTCTACCGTTCCGAGTACTTCAACTTCGGCGGAACCAGTCTCGGCAAAATCTTTCCGGATGATCTTGGATTCTCCGGCTTTCGCCTCCAAGATGGACCAGGAGCGACCACCGATTGGATGGCGTTTCTTGGTGCCTCCTATTTCCGCAGCTCCGGGGAACTCAATCAATACGGCCTTTCGGCGAGAGGGGTGGCGATCGACCCGGCCCTCCCCACCCCGGAGGAATTCCCACGATTCACCGAATTCTGGTTGGAACCAGGAGCCCCGGACAGCAAGGAATATGTGATCTATGCCCTGCTGGACGGGCCGAGTGTGACTGGTGCTTTTCGCATGGTCTGCATTAAGAACCAGCAGATTGTCATGGATATCGACGCCAATCTCTATGCACGCCAGGACATCAAACGCCTGGGGGTCGCGCCGCTGACCAGCATGTTCTGGTATGCCGAGAACAATCGCCATCAGATCAGAGACTGGCGGCCAGAAATTCATGACAACGACGGTCTGGCGATGTGGACGGGCGCAGGCGAACGGATTTGGCGCCCCCTCAACAACCCGTCATCGGTCATGACCAACAGCTTCGTCGACACGAACCCCAGGGGTTTTGGGCTGCTGCAGAGGGATCGGGCCTTTTACCATTATGAGGATGACGGTGTATTCTATGACCGGAGACCCAGCGTCTGGGTCGAGCCGGTAGGTGAGTGGCACGAAGGCGCAATCCAATTGATCGAAATTCCGACTGACGACGAAATCCATGACAATATCGTCATCTACTGGCTGCCGAAGGAACCAGTTAAGGCCGGCTCCGAGTGGCACTACGCCTATCGGCTCCACTGGGTGGCGACCGAGCCCTATCTGTCCAAAGCCGTCGCCCGGGTCATCCATACCCGGCTCGGCAATGCCGGCATTCCCGGTCAGCCGCGTCCAAAAGGCGGCCGGAAGTTCGTGATCGACTTCGAGGGTGGGCCGCTCAACGAGGTCGAAAAGCTGGACAAGGTTCAACCGGTCATCAACACGTCCAAGGGACGAATCGACAACGAATATGCGCTGCAGATAGTCGGCACCAAGAACTGGCGAGCGTTTTTCGATCTCTATGTCGAAGGCAAGGAGCCGGTCAATCTCCGCCTTTTCCTCAAACTTGGAGATCGAACTCTGACCGAAACCTGGCTCTACCAATACCTGCCCTTTAGCTATGAGTAG
- a CDS encoding aldo/keto reductase, whose product MTLPTRVLGKTGISLPILGFGTAHAGKRLTRREAVHLFEAALNAGVKYFDTAPEFAGYGKAQERLGYLLKRRRQEIFLVTKCFDPTYDGALKLLERNLKELQTDYADLVFVHSLGADKMDPAVVFGRKGAYRGLVKAKSFGLTKFIGLSGHNRPGRFADAIQRVEVDVLLNVVNFADRHTYNFEERVWTVANRLSLGLIAMKVFGGGQKPGGNSVSHCLMPFSHLDMAFRYALSVPKVTCAVIGMATPEELKDNLRRARTFTPLNDREEKSLLKAGRVLASQWETHFGALV is encoded by the coding sequence ATGACTCTGCCGACACGAGTATTGGGAAAAACCGGAATATCCTTACCCATTCTTGGATTTGGGACTGCGCATGCAGGGAAGCGACTGACTCGCCGCGAGGCAGTGCATTTATTTGAAGCCGCCCTCAATGCGGGCGTAAAATATTTCGATACGGCACCTGAATTTGCCGGATACGGGAAAGCTCAGGAACGATTGGGCTACCTGCTGAAGAGGCGGCGACAAGAAATTTTTCTAGTCACCAAATGTTTTGACCCCACCTATGATGGCGCACTGAAGCTCTTAGAGCGCAATCTTAAGGAACTCCAAACCGATTACGCAGATTTGGTCTTTGTGCACAGTCTTGGAGCTGACAAAATGGATCCCGCCGTGGTGTTTGGTCGCAAGGGAGCTTACCGCGGGTTGGTCAAAGCCAAATCATTTGGATTGACCAAATTCATCGGCTTGTCCGGCCACAATCGTCCTGGAAGGTTTGCTGATGCCATTCAACGCGTCGAGGTCGATGTTCTGCTCAATGTCGTCAATTTTGCCGACCGACATACCTACAATTTTGAGGAGCGAGTGTGGACGGTTGCTAACCGCTTGAGCCTGGGACTGATTGCCATGAAAGTGTTTGGAGGGGGGCAAAAGCCAGGGGGAAACAGCGTAAGCCATTGCTTGATGCCCTTCTCCCATTTAGATATGGCTTTCCGCTATGCTTTGAGCGTGCCCAAGGTTACATGTGCCGTCATCGGAATGGCCACACCAGAGGAATTGAAGGACAACCTTCGGCGCGCGCGCACATTTACACCTCTGAATGACCGGGAAGAGAAGAGTCTTCTCAAGGCCGGCCGCGTTCTCGCTTCTCAGTGGGAAACCCATTTTGGAGCGTTGGTGTAA
- a CDS encoding DUF427 domain-containing protein, with the protein MTQHVPEWLRTARSKWQYRGQERPPFAEKPSPGQESVWDYPRPPRLMSDHRRVVVRIREKVLADSCSAFRFLETASPPTFYLPPADVDVSALVLTCASSLCEWKGTAQYWILAEGQKEAEPVAWTYPHPYPGFESIAGYFSFYPGHVECYVNDERVLPQPGGFYGGWVTREIVGPFKGPMGTGGW; encoded by the coding sequence ATGACCCAACATGTGCCTGAATGGCTACGTACGGCTCGTTCCAAATGGCAATATCGGGGACAGGAAAGACCGCCATTTGCGGAAAAGCCGTCTCCTGGCCAGGAATCTGTTTGGGATTATCCGAGGCCTCCTCGTTTGATGTCTGATCATCGCCGGGTAGTGGTCCGTATTCGGGAGAAGGTTCTGGCCGATTCCTGCTCCGCGTTTCGATTTTTGGAGACGGCGAGTCCCCCGACTTTTTATCTTCCTCCCGCAGATGTGGATGTGTCCGCTCTGGTGCTCACGTGCGCGTCATCTCTCTGTGAATGGAAAGGAACCGCTCAGTATTGGATACTGGCTGAAGGGCAGAAAGAGGCGGAGCCCGTCGCCTGGACATATCCTCATCCTTATCCGGGATTTGAATCCATTGCCGGATATTTTTCCTTTTATCCCGGCCATGTGGAATGCTACGTCAATGATGAGCGTGTGCTGCCCCAACCGGGCGGGTTTTATGGCGGCTGGGTGACCAGGGAAATTGTTGGTCCGTTTAAAGGCCCAATGGGTACGGGAGGATGGTAG
- a CDS encoding glutathione peroxidase, which translates to MFIFIYGCNFEDPYTLNVLGKEQPVSSSATVSTTTNRQNRAQSVYDFTLFDISAQPVSLERFQGKVLLIVNTASRCGYTAQLRELQILYRQYQSQGLEVLAFPSNDFGGQELETNEEIALFATTQFGVDFPLFAKTRVRGSDRHPLFAYLTSQGPADKQVRYNFEKFLVDRTGKVIARYSSDVVPLSEKIRTDIERALAFSA; encoded by the coding sequence ATGTTTATTTTCATCTACGGGTGTAATTTTGAGGATCCTTACACCCTGAACGTTTTAGGTAAAGAACAACCAGTTTCCTCTTCGGCGACGGTGTCAACGACTACTAATCGACAGAATAGGGCGCAGAGCGTCTATGACTTCACTCTTTTTGATATCTCGGCCCAGCCGGTGTCCCTTGAACGGTTTCAGGGCAAGGTGCTTCTCATTGTGAATACGGCCAGTCGTTGCGGATATACAGCACAGTTGAGGGAATTACAGATACTCTACCGTCAGTATCAGTCTCAGGGCTTGGAAGTCTTGGCTTTCCCTTCCAACGATTTTGGGGGGCAGGAACTCGAGACCAATGAGGAGATTGCCCTCTTTGCCACCACACAATTCGGGGTCGACTTTCCTCTGTTTGCCAAGACCCGTGTGCGAGGGAGTGATCGGCATCCTCTCTTTGCCTATTTAACGTCCCAGGGCCCTGCCGATAAACAAGTCCGGTATAATTTCGAAAAGTTCCTTGTAGACCGGACGGGCAAGGTCATTGCCCGGTATTCTTCCGATGTTGTCCCCCTTTCCGAAAAAATCCGTACGGATATCGAACGGGCTTTGGCCTTTTCGGCTTAA
- a CDS encoding P-II family nitrogen regulator: MSIRLYPMKEIKIVLEGEHIRFVTDVLDRIKASGYTVFSNISGKGHSGYHEGHLMFNDTSSLQMVLTVVPEDKLEAILSALKPFLERHSGSVFVLDASVLRPDHFLSTDS; this comes from the coding sequence ATGAGCATCAGGCTGTACCCCATGAAAGAGATAAAAATCGTTCTTGAAGGAGAGCATATCCGTTTTGTCACAGATGTCCTGGATCGAATCAAGGCCAGCGGGTATACGGTCTTTAGTAATATTTCGGGAAAAGGGCATAGCGGATATCATGAGGGCCACCTCATGTTTAACGATACGAGCAGTTTGCAAATGGTCCTGACCGTGGTTCCCGAGGATAAGCTGGAGGCCATCCTCTCGGCGCTCAAGCCCTTCCTCGAGCGGCATTCGGGAAGCGTGTTTGTCCTGGATGCCAGTGTTTTGAGGCCCGATCATTTTTTATCTACCGATTCCTGA